The Acidobacteriota bacterium genome contains the following window.
GCAGCAGTTTGCCACCGACGGCTTGAACTATAAACAGGCGCTGCAGCTTGCTCCCGGGGCCTATTCGCTCATTTTCATCGTGCGCGACAATCTCACCGGCAAGATCGGTAGTGTGAACGCTCCTTTGCGGGTCGAGTAGCTTCTCCTGCCCGCCAGCAGGTAGCGCTGCAGGTCCGTGCGCTGGCCTGAATCCGGCCCGCCTGAGCTATCATCTAATCTTGTGATCCCGCGCCTTTCTTCTGCGGTGCCGGGATGGTTCTTTGAATCGCTGTCAGACAGGCGCACATCGCGCCACACGTGGGGGCGTCACGGCTTCGACGGAAATGTTTGCGGCCAAGAGGCATACCGGGGCGCCGCACCCGTAATCGTGGCAAAAAACACAATTGCCAACACCAATCAGCTGGCATACGCAGCTTAATTAGTTAAGTTGCCGTCCTCCGTGGCTTCGTCCGTGAGTCGCGGGTAGGACGTCATTCAGCGGACTGGCTTCCGGCGCTACGTCTGGGCGCGGGAAGCGAGACTTTCAGGCTGGTTGACCGCGTTTCTTGCCCGTTCTGAGCGCGAGCAACGAGAGTGGTGCGCAAGCACCGCGGGAACGGAATAAGTATGTAGTTCTCTTGGCTGTGTCTATTTTCGGACGTGGGTTCAACTCCCACCGCCTCCACCAAATCTCCAAGTAATGTGAAAACGGCCGTCCTGTTTTGGGACGGCCATTTTTTTGATAGCCGACCAACGGTTTCTACTGCGCGACGGTCTCGCCCGCGACGACGAATCCGTGACGATTCAAGAACTCGCGCAGCCGGGCGACTGACTCTCGATCGGCAGGCGACGGGGTCGCCGAGGTTGCAACATAGAACTTCGTGCCCCGCGGGAACTGACCCACTTTTTCTTCCACTTCTTCCATCGTTCGGGGCTGGTACTGCGCGACTCGCGCCTCGAAACTTGATAGGCCTCCATTGTGGACAACCGTGATCGTGAGCGGCTGCTTTGCCCATATCTTCAGGTAGCCGTCCAGTTGCTGATGCAACCGTCGCACGCGCGTGATTTGAGCGAGTTGTCGCAACCTTCCCTCATCAGCCAGCCACGACCTTCCGCTTGCCAGGGCCGACAAAAGGTTCTCGCCCAAGCCCAGCTCATGGACTCGATCCCCATGCATTTCCGCGAACGTTAGATCTAGCTCCGCTTCTCGTCCCTGCCATCTAGCGCTCCAGCTGAGATAGTGTTGCCACAAGGTCTCCTCGACCGCCGCCGAACCGAACCTGCCCAACATTGTTGCCGCCGTCATCGCCACCTGTGGATCCGCGTCGTCCAACGCGGCAACGCCGATCTCTTCCAGCACTGGGTCGTAGTGGATCTCCGAGATAGTTTGGAACAGCGTGTGGCTGCACCCGGTGAACTCCCTCGCCGCGAGCGCCTTCTCGATGCGCGGACGGGCAAGCGCAGGACTCACTCGCAACACATAGGCCAGGGCCGGGCTCTGGATGTCGCAGGCCCATTTCCCGATCTGCGGATCTATCTTCCCTACCACTTGAGGCAGGATCGCATCACTGCCATAACGGGCGATCAGAGAAGCCAGACGCGACGAGGTCACCAGATCATCGCTGACGACAAAATGTTCTGCCAGCAGGCCCTCTACCTCAGGCAACGTTTTGTCAGGGAGGATGCCGAGCACGCGCGCGTCATACCTCGGCTGCGCCTTGCTTATCTCGCGGATGATCGCCGGCCGCGCGCCGGCCGGATCAAGCTCGTACCAATGCTGCAGTGCGCTCGCGCTCAGCTGTCGCGACTGATAACCCTCCGGATCCTGCGGGTTTCCACCCTCCTTGTAGTTTTGGGCGTACCGTCGCAGGATGGGCAACATGGCGGGACCCGCAACCTTGTCCCATCGATAGGTGAGCAACATATTCTGTTCCGCGAGTGGTAGCTGATCGAACCTGGCCACAAACTGCTGCACCAGCTTTTCGACGGTCGCGCTCGGCAAAGGCGCTCCGTTCCATGCCTCGTTCACCGCAGTGCCCAGGCTCACAGAAAGTGCTTTCCCCCGCTTCGTGGACAAAGTGCTGATGAGCTGCTCCACAACTTTTCGCTGGATCTCTCGCCAATCTTCAACCTCTCCGGGGGGAGAGTTGAGGGTTCGAAGCGCATAAAGAAAATTTCCGTTGATGGCGTGATCCGGGTCGCGGAGTGAGTCTTCCAACGCAGCGCGAGCGAACGCGCGATCGGGAGCCCCGACCAAGCCAAGAAGGCAGACCCACTCGAGACCGCCTAGTTCCTCCTCCGGCATGCGCTTTGCCAGTTCACGGATCGCATCGCGCGTACCGAGAAATCGCAACGCCTCCAGTGCGGTCCGTCGCGAGCGGACGTAAGCATCTATTTCGGCTGGATTCGTCGGTGGACGCTCGGCCAGCGTCGCGTCGGCTCGGTTGAGTACACTCTTCTGCCAAGCAGCGTTTGCGGGAACGATCCTGAGGACCACGTCATTGCCGCGCACCGTGATAGCTGATGCGCCTATCACGCTCGTCGGATCTTTTACCGAGATCCGCCGGCTCGTGGTGGTGAGCCGGTATTCTCCCGGGCGCGTGAACCGCACCCATTCGTTCACGTTCAGCTGGAGCGTCCAAGGTTTCGAACCGAGGAATTGGTAGCCCGTCAACCCGCCGCCAATCGGCGACTTCCGGCCCGCGAGCGGATCCACCGCGCCGTCCCCAGGTGAGACGGAAAAGTGCTCATACTCCATGCGTCCGCTGCGATCATACTGAGCCGTATTGAGCTGGTAGCGATCCTTCACCGTACTACTAAACGTCAGTGTGAGAGGGATGGCCTCGCCGAGGTGGAATTCGCGCTGCCCGCTAGCCAACTCCACCCGAAGCACGACGTCGGTGTTGATCGCCGCGTCCGCTTGCGCGCGAGCGCTGCCCGGAGCCATGCTGCCGATCAGCAGTGCGAGCATCACCACTGCCCGAATCACCGGAACCTCCAAGCGATTAGACACCAAGGCCGCACGGCCGGGTGTCCCTTGCTGATTCGATCCGGCTCAATGTGCCCTACTTCCGCGTGTACCGCTCCTTCAAAAAGTTGTAGTAGATCATCCCGTAGCGCGGATACCAGTCGTAGTCCTTGAAGTGCTCGCGCTCGCACGCCCCCACGCCGATCAGCCCTTCGTTCGCCATCGCCAGCAGCTTTTCCAGGTTGCCGTCGTAGACCTCGTAGAAATGCTTTTGCGCGACGTTCATCGGCTCGTTGGGATTGTTCTTGATCGCCGTCCACGCCAGCTGCGCATAGGGAGAGAGTCCCGTCGCCGCGTTCGCCAGCTCATGGATCCTGCCGGCCTTCAGCTCGGTCTGCTTGTAGATCACGTACATGTCCTCGAGCAGCTTGCGCGATTTGTCGAGCTTTGCATTGGCGTCGAGGAAGCACGCGCCGCACTCCCCGGTGCCGGCACAGCGCGATGGCACCAGGGGCTGGCCCGGCGGATTGTAGTTGGGCTGCACCGCCGCCTCGCGCGGGTCGATGAGCCCGAACTCCTCGAGGAATGCCAGGATCAGCTTGGTGTTGGTCACGAACTGGCCAGACATCTTCCCGGCTGCGCCGAGGAACGACGGCGGCTTCTCGCCACCCGCCTCCGGCTTGTCGTCGGGATGCGGGATCTTGATCGCCTCCGGATCCGACTTGATGCCCATCTTCTCCAGCGTGTCGAGCTGCTCGCGCAGTTGATTGATGCGCTCGTTCACCGCCTTCCATATGTCCGGCCCTTTCACCGAACCGGGCGCGGTGTCGATCGAGACCGGTGGTACCTGCGCGCGCGTGGGGTTGCGCAGTCCTAGGAAAAGGAAACCGAGCAGGATGATGACCGCCGCAGACTTCCCTCGCCCGCGCAGCACCACGATGATGAGCACGACGACCGCTACCAGGATCAGCCCCAGCAGCACGGTGACGTAGGTGGGGATAACGATGCCGACGGCCTGCGCCGGTTGCGTACCTGCATTCGGATTCGTGGCGGACGAAGTCGCCGCCCCGCCCGCCGGTATCACCGTGCCCGCCACCAGCGGCGAGCCCCGCGCATCGAGGGGCGTGAACAACGCTGGCGTGTCGCGTTGCACTCGGGGACCGACCCAGGCCAGCAGCTGATACTTTGCGCCCGTCGGACCTTTCACCATCATCTGGACGGATTCGTTGGTTCGGAACTTCGCCATCGCGGCGCCACTGGCGTCGGTATCGCGGTCGAGCAGCGCATGCTCGGGCGCATCCTTATAGATAAGCAGCTTGAGCGGCTTCGCCGCATCCTGCGTTGCCAGCACGATCTCGATGGGCTGCGTGATCTCCAGGTTGTTGATCACGAAGCGCACACCCTCTTCGTTGGTCAGTCCGCCGACCACGCTCATCTTGCCAAACGGGAGTGCGGGCGATGCTTTGGGCACGATCTCCCAACGTCTGTTCTGTGCCGCGAGCGGCAGCGCCAGCGCGAGCAGGCATACACAAACCATGCTCCGCCGAGCAGCCGCCACCGAGCTCACGCGCCTGAACATAAACCGCTCCTGATGGCCAGCGAAACTAGCCCCAGCAGAGTGGCAAGTCAAGACGTTTAGCTCGCGGTTTGACTTGGGTGCGTCGTAGGTCTACAGTTCGCGCCGTCTTGGCAGGAGATGAAGGAGAAAGCCATGCGCAGGATCTTTATCCTTACGGTTATCGTCGCGGCGTTGCTCGCGACTGCCGCGCTGTCACAGGGAAAAGCCGCCGCTAAGCCGGAGAACCTCGTGGTCAACGGAGGCTTCGAGCAGGGTGTGGACCCGGGCGGCTTCCTGGGCTACAGCAGCACGGGCAATAAGCTTCCCGGCTGGACCGTCGCCAAAGGTTCGGTGGACGTGATCGGCACCTACTTCAAGTGCTCGCACGGACGCTGCCTCGACCTGAACGGCAGCGTGAACGGCACCATCCGCCAGACCATCGCGACCGAAGCGGGCAAGAAGTATCGAGTGAGCTTCGCACTCTCCGCCAATCCGCAATGCGGCGACCCGAAGAAGGTGCTGCGCGTCTCCACCGGCAAGGAATCGACGCAGTCGAAGCAGTTCGTGGTGACCGGGAAGCCCACCATCCCGTGGGTGCGCCGGACGTGGGATTTCACCGCCGACGCCGACAAGACTCCGCTCACCTTCGCCAGCATCGGCAAAGACAGCGCGTGCGGACCGATGCTCGATGACATCGCCGTTGTCGGCATCGCGGAGAGTGAATCCGTACCAGCAAAATAGTCGCCAGAAGTGGCGAGGAAACAAAGCCGGACCGCCTCATCGGGGACGGCCCTGCTTTCATCCGCAGCAACGACTATTGTCTCTGGACTTGCAGGATCTTGGTCAGCCACTGCACTCGATCCCTTATCGCTTCTGCACTATGCAGTTCGTGTCCTCCCGCATACCAGCGGACCTCGCTCTCTCCCTTATAGGCCCGCTTCAACTCCGCGGCCGATACCTGGGAGATGAACTCGTCGCACTTGGCAAACTGGAACAGTGCCGGAACAGTGCTCGAGCGCGCACTGCGGATGGGATCCAGCTCGGCCATCGTCTTCAGGTATTCCAGTTCCTCAGCAGCGCTGAGCTTTTGACCATAGAGGAACCAATCCGACATCCGTGGAGTACTGGCCACGGAGATCAGTCCCTTGATCGGGGGATCATCGGTTGCTTGGGGATGTTCCTTCAGCGCGAGCAGCGCATACATGCCGCCAAAATCGTGGCCCACGATCGCGATCCGCGTACGGTCGACGTTCGCGCGTTTCGCCAGGAAACGCAGCGCTGCTTCGATCCGCTGCACCTCCAGGCGGGACATCGCAGGATCGTCCTTCAGCTTTCGCTCCTTGAACCACCCGGGCCGTGACCAGGCCAGGTCGATCAGCAGGACAATGACTCCGTGTTTTGCGACCTCGGTGGCTTCCGTGAGGAATTCTCGCTTGTCCCCGTTGGGCGCGCCGAGCCAGTGCAGATAAAGTACGGCAGGACGCTTCTCTATCCCTTTCGGCTCGATGAGGTAGGCGGCGGCGGTGTCGCTTTGCGCGAACGGGATGGACACTTCGGTTCGCGCAGCTTCCATGAGTTGGATGGATTGGGGAGATTGGGGCGACTGCGGCGTGGGAGCAGCCGGCGACTGCCCGTTGCCTAAGACGCACAGTAGGAGCATGCAAACCACTGTGACTCCGATCCATCTCATGCGATCCATATTCTCCTCCGGCCGCGAGCCGGTGATTCTCGCATCGCCCGAGGTCTCGGGACAAGGGTTCCCGTCCCTGGGAATGTGGATTTCACCCCGCCAACTGTAAGGGCCGTCCCACTGGGACGGCCCGCTTGCTCTCCGGACCGAAGTAGGCTTACGCCGCGCGGTCGTTGGCGGTCGATGCGCTCCCTACGTGGTTTCCACACCGAAGAGCGGCAACCGGATCTCGATCTTCAGCCCTGACTGCTCACGGTTGGCGGCCCGGATGCTGCCATGGTGTGCCTTCACGGCGCGCTCCGCGATGGCGAGACCGAGCCCCACGCCGGGGCTGCGGCGTGCGCCATTCGCGCGCGCCGCGTTCGCTCGCGCGCCATCCGAGCGATAAAACGGCTCGAACATCCTGGTGAGCTCTTCCGCTGCCACCCCCGGACCCGAGTCTGCCACCTCGATCGCCACGCTGCTCGCGCCACAGCGGCGCTGCACCAGCTCGATCTGGCATTGCTGCGGGCTGTATTCGATGGCGTTGCGCACCACGTTCTCGAGCGCGCTGCGCAGCACGTCGGCATCGCCTTCCACCAGCGCGCTCACCTCATTCTTCAGCACCACGGTGCACTGCTTAGCGTTGGCCTCGATCTCGGCGTCGGCAACCACATCGCCCAGCACCTCCGTAAGGCTCACCACCTCGTGCTTGTCGCTGATGACGCCCGACTCCAGCTTGGCCAGCCGCAGCACCTGCTGCACCAGGTCATTCAGCCTCCCGGCCTCGATCTCGATGCGCTCGAGCGCCGTCGCCGCTGCCGGTCCCGCGCGCTGTTTGGCCAGTTCGAGTGCGAGCGTGAGGCGCGAGAGTGGCGAACGCAACTCGTGCGAGACGTCGGCGAACATCCGCTGCTGCGCGCTGAGCGTGGCTTCAAGGCGCGCGGCCATCTGGTTGAAGTCGCGCGTAAGCTCGCCCAGTTCGTCGCGTCCTTCGAAGCGCGCATCGGCGCGAGCTTCGAGGTCGCCTTCCGCGATGCGCTGCGCCGCCACGCGCAATGCCGTGACCGGGCGCGCGATGTACCTGGCCAGCACCCAGCAGATCAGGCTCGAGACCAGCACCGCCAGCGGTATCTGCATGGCCAGCTCCTGGCCCGGCGGGACACGCGGCCCTCGCGACTGCTGCAGCCTGGCCAACGCCAGGTAGCGTTTGCCTTCATGCTCGAAGGGCGCACGGACGAGGACGAACTTGTCCTGCGGCGTCACGTCGTCGGTCATGGTGAGCACGGCGCCGATCTCGGCGGGCAGCGTGCCGCCCTGGATGGGCTGGTTCTTCTCGTCGACGATCCAGAGTTCGCCGCGGATGCGTCCGTCGATCTTCTTCATCGCGGCGGCGAGGCCGGCCGCTCCGGCGCGCTCGTATTCCGCCACCGCGTAATCGCTGCTGTTGCTCACCAATGCGAGCTGGTGTACGCGAAAGAAATCGAGGCGATCGCTCTTGCGGTTGGAGACGGTGATCACCAGCACCAACACCAGCGCGGTGATCAGCAGCCAGAACGAGAGGAAGATCTTCCAGAAGAGGCTGCGCACGTCAGCCTCGCACGCTGGCCAGCACGAATAGGTAGCCGGCGTTGCGGATGGTCTTGATCAGGTTCCGCCCCGGGCGCTCGCCCAGCTTCCGGCGGATCTTCGAGATGTGCATGTCGATGGAGCGATCGAACGGCGCCAGCGTCTTGCCCATCACCGCTTCCGCGAGCTGGTCGCGGCTGACTACGCGCCCCGCATTCTCGAGCAGGTGGCGCAGGATGTCGAACTCGAGCGAGGTGAGGTCGAGCGTGCGCTTGCCGCGCGACACCGAACGCGTGCCGCGATCGAGCTCCACGTCACCGACTTGCAGCAATCCCATCTGGCGCTCGGGAGTGTCGCCGTTGGGGGGCGCGTGCGTCCTTCGTAAGATGGCCCGGATGCGCGCCACCAGCTCGCGCGGATGGAACGGCTTGGCCAGATAATCGTCGGCGCCGAGTTCCAGTCCGACGATGCGATCGACCTCGTCCCCGCGCGCCGTCAGCAGCAGCACGGGCACCGTGGAGGGCATGGCGCGGATCTTGCGCAGCACGTCGAAACCGCTCATTCCCGGCATCATCACGTCGAGGATGAGCAGCGAGTAGATGCCGCTGCGCACGCGCGCCAGTCCTTGCTCGGGTTCGTGGACCGCCTCCACCTCGAACCCCTCACTCTCGATGTTCTCACGCACCAGGGCGCAGAGTTCCACGTCGTCGTCGATGAGCAGCAGCCGTTCCACGCTTAGAAATCTACCTCTCAGGCACCGTCTCTATGTAAAGAAATGTAAAGCCACGTTGAACAATCTCTAAATCCAGCTATGGGGTTGGATGGT
Protein-coding sequences here:
- a CDS encoding choice-of-anchor C family protein: MRRIFILTVIVAALLATAALSQGKAAAKPENLVVNGGFEQGVDPGGFLGYSSTGNKLPGWTVAKGSVDVIGTYFKCSHGRCLDLNGSVNGTIRQTIATEAGKKYRVSFALSANPQCGDPKKVLRVSTGKESTQSKQFVVTGKPTIPWVRRTWDFTADADKTPLTFASIGKDSACGPMLDDIAVVGIAESESVPAK
- a CDS encoding ATP-binding protein; translation: MRSLFWKIFLSFWLLITALVLVLVITVSNRKSDRLDFFRVHQLALVSNSSDYAVAEYERAGAAGLAAAMKKIDGRIRGELWIVDEKNQPIQGGTLPAEIGAVLTMTDDVTPQDKFVLVRAPFEHEGKRYLALARLQQSRGPRVPPGQELAMQIPLAVLVSSLICWVLARYIARPVTALRVAAQRIAEGDLEARADARFEGRDELGELTRDFNQMAARLEATLSAQQRMFADVSHELRSPLSRLTLALELAKQRAGPAAATALERIEIEAGRLNDLVQQVLRLAKLESGVISDKHEVVSLTEVLGDVVADAEIEANAKQCTVVLKNEVSALVEGDADVLRSALENVVRNAIEYSPQQCQIELVQRRCGASSVAIEVADSGPGVAAEELTRMFEPFYRSDGARANAARANGARRSPGVGLGLAIAERAVKAHHGSIRAANREQSGLKIEIRLPLFGVETT
- a CDS encoding response regulator transcription factor, with the protein product MERLLLIDDDVELCALVRENIESEGFEVEAVHEPEQGLARVRSGIYSLLILDVMMPGMSGFDVLRKIRAMPSTVPVLLLTARGDEVDRIVGLELGADDYLAKPFHPRELVARIRAILRRTHAPPNGDTPERQMGLLQVGDVELDRGTRSVSRGKRTLDLTSLEFDILRHLLENAGRVVSRDQLAEAVMGKTLAPFDRSIDMHISKIRRKLGERPGRNLIKTIRNAGYLFVLASVRG